Proteins encoded by one window of Labilithrix sp.:
- a CDS encoding polyprenol monophosphomannose synthase, producing MARTLIVTPTYNEKENLPRFVEAVRGALPDADLMVVDDNSPDGTGAIADAIAAKDDHVTVMHRAGKLGLGTAYIQAFQQGLAKGYERFFEMDADLSHDVKYLPDFVRALDEGADVVIGSRNIPGGGVEGWGLGRHVISKGGSLYSRTILGLPVKDLTSGYKAFTRRALEAIDIDGVHSNGYSFQIEMTYRALRKGMTVREVPIIFVDRTAGRSKMSRRIFVEAIGVVWKLRAEALTGKI from the coding sequence TTGGCCCGTACGCTGATCGTCACCCCGACGTACAACGAGAAGGAGAACCTCCCGCGCTTCGTCGAGGCGGTCCGCGGCGCGCTCCCGGACGCCGACCTGATGGTCGTCGACGACAACTCGCCCGACGGCACCGGCGCCATCGCGGACGCGATCGCAGCGAAGGACGATCACGTCACGGTGATGCATCGCGCGGGGAAGCTCGGCCTCGGCACGGCGTACATCCAGGCCTTCCAGCAGGGTCTCGCGAAGGGCTACGAGCGCTTCTTCGAGATGGACGCGGACCTGTCGCACGACGTGAAGTACCTGCCGGACTTCGTGCGTGCGCTCGACGAGGGCGCGGACGTCGTCATCGGCTCCCGCAACATCCCGGGCGGCGGGGTGGAGGGCTGGGGCCTCGGCCGCCACGTCATCTCGAAGGGCGGCTCGCTCTACTCGCGCACGATCCTGGGGCTGCCGGTGAAGGACCTCACGAGCGGCTACAAGGCCTTCACCCGCCGCGCGCTCGAGGCGATCGACATCGACGGCGTCCACTCGAACGGCTACTCGTTCCAGATCGAGATGACCTACCGCGCCCTTCGCAAAGGCATGACGGTGCGCGAGGTCCCGATCATCTTCGTCGACCGCACCGCCGGGCGTTCGAAGATGAGCCGCCGCATCTTCGTCGAGGCGATCGGCGTCGTGTGGAAGCTCCGCGCCGAAGCGCTGACGGGGAAGATCTAG
- a CDS encoding glycosyltransferase has translation MIDAIVFDAAAEPWLAARTVRALARQGIDATVANGDLAARVASASRPVWLVRAGAWPFSPPAPVLAHATGPTVAVGATADCTRWRSVLARTGGDLARGVGDEAPRVDSAVAFDPRSFAELVAASGTVDKAALAAARVVRAPSLDVGYHRALRVVLAVTTLHRGGAERVVLDLARELRALGHDVQLAVLDRPARATFDAPPGTIHLRDHACGRVERLDLLARIATERGADAVHVHLFDGDDVVRLCAGDVPVVVTVHNSEPGWPARLRHVATAARPPLLFACSRDVAAGLHAAGLGARTRTIWNGVVPSPPAIDRATARRALGVDDDAPVLVAIANHRPQKRLERLPAVLAALPRGDARLVLVGEPVSADPEALAIEAHVRAEAAKHGVTERVVFAGSQGDVGAAYAAADAIVSASAFEGLSLVHLEALAAGVPLVTTDVAGTAELAAKHSDVHRVSPNADAPTFAAAVAEALAERAGSVGAGGGGERALSGGARSGAERAGSGGAALASEVAGVGGLAADFTAWVMAERHVELYARVGASAQRGSAAARLRGGVVLVTNNFSTGGAQSSARRLLVQLRAEGVRVRAIVIEEQEAYPTPGRSALAAAGVPVAVAPRAGAASPIVTARAVATMVDAAEPDAVLFWNVIPEHKVLIADLLVGVPVWDVSPGEMYFASFARYLQRPRVGSPYLNLRDYGRLLRGAIVKYEGERERAAAALGVDVAVVPNGVEVPPIPLRRRAGARVVAGTLARIAPDKKLEELIAAVRRRPFDLVIAGAAEHGSEAYAEELRASTAGLPITWLGERDARSLLAEIDAFAMIAEPAGCPNASLEAMAAGLPIVATDHGGAREQLGGAGIIVPRADPAALADAMHTLLADAAERTRLGDAAHARAAAQLDVRQMAASYTRICGLAA, from the coding sequence ATGATCGACGCGATCGTCTTCGACGCGGCGGCGGAGCCGTGGCTCGCCGCGCGCACGGTCCGTGCGCTCGCGCGACAGGGCATCGACGCGACGGTGGCGAACGGCGATCTCGCGGCGCGGGTCGCGTCGGCGTCGCGGCCGGTGTGGCTCGTGCGCGCCGGCGCCTGGCCGTTCTCGCCGCCGGCGCCGGTGCTCGCGCACGCGACCGGTCCCACCGTCGCCGTCGGCGCGACCGCGGACTGCACGAGGTGGCGCAGCGTGCTCGCGCGCACGGGCGGCGATCTCGCGCGCGGCGTCGGCGACGAGGCGCCGCGCGTCGACAGCGCGGTCGCGTTCGATCCGCGCTCGTTCGCGGAGCTCGTCGCGGCGTCGGGGACCGTCGACAAGGCCGCGCTCGCGGCCGCGCGGGTGGTGCGCGCGCCGTCGCTCGACGTCGGCTACCACCGCGCGCTCCGCGTCGTGCTCGCGGTGACGACGCTGCATCGCGGTGGGGCGGAGCGGGTCGTGCTCGATCTCGCGCGCGAGCTCCGCGCGCTCGGCCACGACGTGCAGCTCGCGGTCCTCGATCGACCGGCGCGCGCCACCTTCGACGCGCCGCCGGGCACGATCCACCTCCGCGATCACGCGTGCGGCCGCGTCGAGCGCCTCGATCTGCTCGCGCGTATCGCGACGGAGCGGGGCGCGGACGCGGTCCACGTGCACCTCTTCGACGGCGACGACGTGGTTCGCCTCTGCGCCGGCGACGTGCCCGTCGTCGTCACGGTCCACAACTCCGAGCCGGGCTGGCCGGCGCGCCTGCGCCACGTCGCGACCGCGGCGCGGCCGCCGCTCCTCTTCGCGTGCAGCCGCGACGTCGCGGCGGGTCTCCACGCGGCCGGGCTCGGCGCGCGGACGCGGACGATCTGGAACGGCGTCGTCCCTTCGCCGCCGGCGATCGATCGCGCGACGGCGCGGCGCGCGCTCGGCGTCGACGACGACGCGCCGGTCCTCGTCGCGATCGCGAACCATCGCCCGCAGAAGCGGCTCGAGCGGCTCCCGGCGGTGCTCGCCGCGCTCCCGCGAGGTGACGCGCGACTCGTGCTCGTAGGTGAGCCGGTGAGCGCGGATCCGGAGGCGCTCGCGATCGAGGCGCACGTGCGCGCGGAGGCGGCGAAGCATGGTGTGACGGAGCGCGTGGTCTTCGCGGGCTCGCAGGGCGACGTCGGCGCGGCGTACGCGGCGGCGGACGCGATCGTCTCCGCGAGCGCCTTCGAGGGCCTGAGCCTCGTCCACCTCGAGGCCCTCGCGGCAGGCGTGCCGCTCGTAACGACCGACGTGGCAGGCACCGCCGAGCTCGCCGCGAAGCACTCGGACGTGCACCGAGTCTCCCCCAATGCCGACGCGCCGACGTTCGCCGCCGCGGTCGCGGAGGCGCTCGCCGAGCGCGCGGGGAGCGTCGGCGCGGGCGGCGGGGGCGAGCGCGCGTTGAGTGGTGGCGCGCGGAGTGGGGCCGAGCGCGCGGGCAGCGGCGGTGCCGCGCTTGCGTCGGAGGTTGCGGGCGTGGGTGGGCTCGCGGCGGACTTCACGGCGTGGGTGATGGCCGAGCGCCACGTCGAGCTGTATGCGCGCGTCGGAGCGAGCGCGCAGCGTGGGAGCGCGGCGGCGCGGTTGCGTGGCGGCGTCGTGCTCGTCACGAACAACTTCTCGACCGGCGGCGCGCAGTCGAGCGCGCGGCGGCTCCTCGTGCAGCTCCGCGCCGAGGGCGTGCGCGTGCGCGCGATCGTGATCGAGGAGCAGGAGGCTTACCCCACGCCGGGGCGCAGCGCGCTCGCGGCGGCGGGCGTGCCGGTCGCGGTGGCGCCGCGAGCGGGCGCGGCCTCGCCGATCGTCACGGCGCGCGCGGTCGCGACGATGGTCGACGCCGCGGAGCCCGACGCGGTGCTCTTCTGGAACGTGATCCCCGAGCACAAGGTGCTCATCGCGGACCTCCTCGTCGGCGTCCCGGTCTGGGACGTCTCGCCCGGAGAGATGTACTTTGCATCTTTCGCGCGCTACCTCCAGCGGCCCCGCGTCGGCTCGCCGTACCTGAACCTGCGCGACTACGGCCGCCTCCTGCGCGGCGCGATCGTGAAGTACGAAGGCGAGCGCGAGCGCGCGGCCGCCGCGCTCGGCGTCGACGTCGCGGTCGTCCCGAACGGCGTCGAGGTCCCGCCCATCCCGCTCCGCCGCCGCGCCGGCGCGCGCGTCGTCGCCGGCACGCTCGCGCGCATCGCACCGGACAAGAAGCTCGAGGAGCTCATCGCCGCCGTGCGCCGCCGCCCGTTCGACCTCGTCATCGCAGGCGCGGCGGAGCACGGGAGCGAGGCGTACGCCGAGGAGCTCCGCGCCTCGACCGCGGGGCTGCCGATCACGTGGCTCGGCGAACGCGACGCCCGCTCGCTCCTCGCGGAGATCGACGCCTTCGCGATGATTGCGGAGCCCGCCGGCTGCCCGAACGCGTCGCTCGAGGCGATGGCGGCCGGGCTCCCGATCGTCGCGACCGATCACGGCGGCGCGCGCGAGCAGCTCGGCGGCGCGGGTATCATCGTCCCCCGCGCCGACCCCGCCGCCCTCGCCGACGCCATGCACACGCTCCTCGCCGACGCCGCGGAGCGCACGCGCCTCGGCGACGCCGCGCACGCCCGCGCCGCCGCGCAGCTCGACGTGCGCCAAATGGCTGCAAGTTACACGCGAATCTGCGGCCTCGCCGCCTAG
- a CDS encoding SUMF1/EgtB/PvdO family nonheme iron enzyme: protein MGGRLATSFAVVAGLTLLSPRAAHAGEDDLVLDLGSASDKPTDAGTPLRKLELRRIPKGTFTQGSSPNDPYREPDEVPRTVTISHTFWMGKYPITRAQFARFVAETRHQTDAEKGQSGGAGWDGVRLKQDKQYNWRNPGFVQRDDDPVTVVTFGDANAFTQWASRKTGRRVRLPTEAEFEYAARGGTTTPWYAAKTEEEAAAIGWFRPAPGAAVGTHPVGRKKPNPFGLYDMAGNVNQWCRDVYAVWPATDVTDPENTTHTGNDPERRVLRGGSWMRDPRRGRSAARVRNTPGTRNADNGFRVVVEDAPVIAPTPGATATNDVTPAASASPGAFDAGFAIAPPPPVLRQSTGGEGFSWAFVAAPAGAAGFVVAWMLARRKSGGHTNAQGITTRASTDGFWVRAPNLPPGARVRYTCIVKGREVSDVVPLDGVKETFVFTGDAPSMIRITEAASTPAQISYRQITPPAPASSSSVVPPASSPSMGQRSPWPSERGSSRSVGIVAAASTRQSAAPPVAPSGVPPALSTRQSAAPPVAPSGVAPAVLSGVPSTVPSGVAPAVPSGVPPAVPSGVPPAVPSAVPPAAPPAAPSGVPSTVPSGVPPAVPSAVPSGVPPAVPSAVPSGVPPAVPPAAPSGVAPAVPSGVPSAPSSEPFVGYPGAYR from the coding sequence ATGGGAGGTCGCCTCGCGACGAGCTTCGCCGTCGTCGCCGGGTTGACGCTCCTGTCGCCGCGCGCCGCGCACGCCGGCGAAGACGACCTCGTCCTCGATCTCGGGTCGGCCTCGGACAAGCCGACCGACGCCGGGACTCCGCTCCGGAAGCTGGAGCTCCGTCGCATCCCGAAGGGCACGTTCACGCAAGGCTCGTCGCCGAACGATCCGTACCGCGAGCCGGACGAGGTGCCGCGCACCGTCACGATCAGCCACACGTTCTGGATGGGCAAGTACCCCATCACGCGCGCGCAGTTCGCGCGCTTCGTCGCCGAGACGCGCCACCAGACCGACGCGGAGAAGGGACAGAGCGGCGGCGCGGGGTGGGACGGCGTCCGGCTCAAGCAGGACAAGCAGTACAACTGGCGCAACCCGGGCTTCGTGCAGCGGGACGACGATCCGGTCACGGTCGTCACGTTCGGGGACGCGAACGCGTTCACGCAATGGGCCTCGCGCAAGACCGGGCGCCGCGTGCGCCTCCCGACCGAGGCCGAGTTCGAGTACGCCGCGCGCGGCGGGACGACGACGCCGTGGTACGCGGCGAAGACGGAGGAGGAGGCGGCTGCGATCGGCTGGTTCCGTCCCGCGCCCGGCGCCGCGGTCGGCACGCACCCCGTCGGGAGGAAGAAGCCGAACCCGTTCGGCCTCTACGACATGGCCGGCAACGTCAACCAGTGGTGCCGCGACGTCTACGCGGTGTGGCCCGCGACCGACGTGACCGATCCCGAGAACACGACGCACACGGGGAACGATCCGGAGCGCCGCGTCCTCCGCGGCGGCTCGTGGATGCGCGATCCGCGGCGCGGCCGGAGCGCGGCTCGGGTCCGGAACACGCCCGGCACGCGCAACGCGGACAACGGCTTCCGCGTCGTCGTCGAGGACGCGCCGGTCATCGCTCCCACGCCCGGCGCGACCGCGACGAACGACGTGACGCCGGCCGCGTCGGCGTCGCCGGGCGCGTTCGACGCGGGCTTCGCGATCGCGCCGCCGCCGCCGGTCCTGCGCCAGAGCACGGGCGGCGAGGGCTTCAGCTGGGCGTTCGTCGCCGCGCCCGCGGGGGCGGCGGGCTTCGTCGTCGCGTGGATGCTCGCGCGGCGCAAGAGCGGCGGGCACACGAACGCGCAGGGCATCACGACGCGCGCGAGCACCGACGGCTTCTGGGTGCGGGCGCCGAACCTGCCGCCCGGCGCACGCGTGCGGTATACATGCATCGTCAAGGGGCGCGAGGTGAGCGACGTCGTCCCGCTCGACGGCGTCAAGGAGACGTTCGTGTTCACCGGCGACGCGCCGTCGATGATCCGCATCACCGAAGCGGCCTCGACGCCGGCGCAGATCTCGTACCGGCAGATCACGCCGCCCGCGCCTGCGTCGTCGTCGTCGGTCGTGCCGCCGGCCTCTTCGCCGTCGATGGGGCAGCGATCGCCGTGGCCGAGCGAGCGAGGATCGAGCCGCAGCGTCGGCATCGTCGCGGCGGCGTCCACACGGCAGTCGGCGGCGCCGCCGGTCGCGCCGTCCGGCGTGCCTCCTGCGTTGTCCACGCGGCAGTCGGCGGCGCCACCGGTTGCGCCGTCCGGCGTGGCTCCTGCGGTGCTGTCTGGCGTGCCTTCGACGGTGCCGTCCGGCGTGGCTCCTGCGGTGCCGTCCGGCGTGCCTCCTGCGGTGCCGTCTGGCGTGCCTCCTGCGGTGCCGTCTGCGGTGCCACCTGCCGCGCCTCCTGCCGCGCCGTCCGGCGTGCCTTCGACGGTGCCGTCCGGCGTGCCTCCTGCGGTGCCGTCTGCGGTGCCGTCTGGCGTGCCTCCTGCGGTGCCGTCTGCGGTGCCGTCTGGCGTGCCTCCTGCGGTGCCTCCGGCGGCGCCGTCTGGCGTGGCTCCTGCGGTGCCGTCTGGCGTGCCGTCCGCGCCGTCGTCGGAGCCGTTCGTCGGTTATCCGGGCGCGTATCGATGA
- a CDS encoding serine/threonine protein kinase, whose protein sequence is MGAVYSAFDEKLERDVALKVLHDEGEAPAQRKRLLREARIAAKLQHPNIATIYEVEELEGVLYIVMELLEGIALRRALMERRLGMEEAIGVARDMARGLAKAHAAGVVHRDIKPENIFLTTLSADTVLAKVLDFGLARQRPQPAVPGLPQEERTTTNTTSRGDMWGTPGYVSPEQALGQQVDARTDVFSFGVVVYEMLANIRPFRGETAVATMIATTRQEPRPLLEIVPHLPPAIDEIITRCLRKKKEERYADAQELSAAFEAFARGGPVSATGRISIIGPPSQPMRVAPSQPELPFVPIPEAPTTGSAAISMTTREETLRALEEQRRDRVKLIAAVSAGIAVALVALGLIVTFKPASNRSAAAASVSASAPSVAQIPREPSEPPPSEPSEPPPEPAPTLEPPPALDLPPEPPEPAPSVAVAPAPAPAPAPRPTPPPLGSGKKRKPADCAQPFVIDSKGVKIPKLHCL, encoded by the coding sequence ATGGGCGCCGTCTACTCCGCGTTCGACGAGAAGCTCGAGCGCGACGTCGCGCTGAAGGTGCTCCACGACGAGGGCGAGGCCCCGGCCCAGCGGAAGCGACTCCTGCGCGAGGCGCGCATCGCGGCGAAGCTCCAGCACCCGAACATCGCGACGATCTACGAGGTGGAGGAGCTCGAGGGTGTCCTCTACATCGTGATGGAGCTCCTCGAAGGGATCGCGCTCCGCCGCGCGCTGATGGAGCGGCGGCTCGGGATGGAGGAGGCGATCGGCGTCGCGCGCGACATGGCGCGCGGCCTCGCGAAGGCGCACGCCGCCGGCGTGGTGCACCGCGACATCAAGCCGGAGAACATCTTCCTCACCACGCTCTCGGCCGACACCGTCCTCGCGAAGGTCCTCGACTTCGGGCTCGCGCGGCAGCGGCCTCAGCCCGCGGTGCCGGGGCTTCCGCAGGAAGAGCGCACGACGACGAACACGACGTCGCGCGGAGACATGTGGGGCACGCCGGGGTACGTGAGCCCGGAGCAGGCGCTCGGGCAGCAGGTCGACGCGCGGACCGACGTCTTCTCGTTCGGCGTCGTCGTCTACGAGATGCTCGCGAACATCCGGCCGTTCCGCGGCGAGACCGCGGTCGCGACGATGATCGCGACGACGCGGCAGGAGCCGCGCCCGCTCCTCGAGATCGTCCCGCACCTGCCGCCCGCGATCGACGAGATCATCACGCGCTGCCTCCGCAAGAAGAAGGAGGAGCGCTACGCCGACGCGCAGGAGCTGAGCGCCGCGTTCGAGGCGTTCGCGCGCGGCGGTCCGGTCTCCGCGACGGGCCGCATCTCGATCATCGGCCCGCCGTCGCAGCCGATGCGCGTCGCGCCCTCCCAACCGGAGCTCCCGTTCGTCCCGATCCCGGAGGCGCCGACCACCGGCTCCGCCGCGATCTCGATGACGACGCGCGAGGAGACGCTGCGCGCGCTCGAGGAGCAGCGGCGCGACAGGGTGAAGCTGATCGCCGCCGTGTCGGCGGGGATCGCGGTCGCCCTCGTCGCGCTCGGGTTGATCGTGACCTTCAAGCCGGCGTCGAACCGGAGCGCCGCGGCCGCGAGCGTGTCGGCGTCCGCGCCGAGCGTGGCGCAGATCCCGCGCGAGCCGAGCGAGCCGCCTCCGAGCGAGCCGAGCGAGCCGCCGCCCGAGCCCGCGCCGACGCTCGAGCCCCCGCCGGCGCTCGACCTTCCTCCCGAGCCGCCCGAGCCCGCGCCGTCCGTCGCGGTCGCGCCGGCCCCGGCGCCCGCGCCCGCTCCGCGACCCACCCCGCCGCCGCTCGGATCCGGTAAGAAGAGAAAACCGGCCGACTGCGCCCAGCCGTTCGTGATCGACTCGAAGGGCGTGAAGATCCCGAAGCTCCACTGCCTCTGA
- a CDS encoding glycoside hydrolase family 5 protein yields the protein MSFNRILAPFLVSLAVACGAADSSDSSSSEPDDTGESPSAASASTTADSPATATTSVTKSVAVTATGDVAPVSTDETPSAGEANDPAPEPIAEPSGLQYRGVNLAGAEFGTLTASSLGVEGRDYGWPTRAEIDYFQAKGMNTFRIGFAWERLQTKQFAELTPAYVAKLDDIVGYATSRGANVVLNPHNFAKYYGVHVGSAAVPASAFADLWKRLATRYAANARVMFNLVNEPAGLRTEQWVDSANAAIAAIRAAGAKNMIHVPGNAYTGAHSWNSTWYGTANAKAMLAIKDPGDNFVIEVHQYLDPDSGGKTGQCVSAKIGRERLAGWISWLRANGLKGFVGEFAGGDNALCNAAVKDMLDAMNEADDVIVGWLWWAAGPRWNPSYPFSIEPKNGVDAPQMALLTPYLP from the coding sequence ATGTCGTTCAACCGTATCCTCGCGCCCTTCCTCGTCTCCCTCGCCGTCGCGTGCGGCGCCGCCGATTCCTCCGACTCGAGCTCGAGCGAGCCCGACGACACGGGCGAGAGCCCGAGCGCGGCGAGCGCGAGCACGACCGCGGACAGCCCCGCGACCGCGACCACGAGCGTGACCAAGTCGGTGGCGGTGACCGCGACCGGCGACGTCGCGCCGGTGTCGACGGACGAGACGCCGTCGGCGGGCGAGGCGAACGATCCGGCGCCGGAGCCGATCGCGGAGCCGAGCGGCCTCCAGTACCGCGGGGTGAACCTCGCGGGCGCCGAGTTCGGCACCCTGACGGCGAGCTCGCTCGGCGTCGAGGGCCGCGACTACGGTTGGCCGACGCGCGCGGAGATCGACTACTTCCAGGCGAAGGGGATGAACACGTTCCGCATCGGCTTCGCGTGGGAGCGCCTCCAGACGAAGCAGTTCGCGGAGCTCACGCCGGCGTACGTCGCGAAGCTCGATGACATCGTCGGCTACGCCACCTCGCGCGGCGCGAACGTCGTCCTCAACCCGCACAACTTCGCGAAGTACTACGGCGTGCACGTCGGGTCCGCCGCGGTGCCCGCGAGCGCGTTCGCCGACCTCTGGAAGCGCCTCGCGACCCGCTACGCCGCCAACGCGCGCGTCATGTTCAACCTCGTCAACGAGCCGGCCGGCCTCCGCACCGAGCAGTGGGTCGACTCCGCCAACGCCGCGATCGCCGCCATCCGCGCCGCCGGCGCGAAGAACATGATCCACGTCCCCGGCAACGCGTACACCGGCGCGCACAGCTGGAATTCGACCTGGTACGGCACCGCGAACGCGAAGGCGATGCTCGCGATCAAGGACCCCGGCGACAACTTCGTGATCGAGGTGCACCAGTACCTCGACCCGGACTCGGGCGGGAAGACGGGGCAGTGCGTCAGCGCCAAGATCGGTCGCGAGCGCCTCGCGGGCTGGATCTCGTGGCTCCGCGCGAACGGCCTGAAGGGCTTCGTCGGCGAGTTCGCCGGCGGCGACAACGCCCTCTGCAACGCCGCGGTCAAGGACATGCTCGACGCGATGAACGAGGCGGACGACGTGATCGTCGGCTGGCTATGGTGGGCGGCCGGCCCCCGCTGGAACCCGAGCTATCCCTTCTCGATCGAGCCGAAGAACGGCGTCGACGCTCCGCAGATGGCCCTCCTCACGCCGTACCTTCCCTGA
- a CDS encoding redoxin domain-containing protein — protein MLRPLLSLSASCALALLACSHAGTAPPAAAPLAGTFTFGTEAGTEESLDALLAKSRYSVFLFFTADCPVQKAHDARMRATVAKYAPQGVAFYAVASETGIDIAAERAEAKRRAIDMPLLEDKNAVFADALKVEYSTHVVLFEPSRAIRYSGAEDSERVHLTPSGTLHLDRALDAVLAGKEPPVTTAEPLGCPLRKH, from the coding sequence ATGCTCCGTCCTCTCCTCTCTCTCTCCGCCTCTTGCGCCCTCGCCCTCCTCGCGTGCTCGCACGCCGGCACCGCGCCGCCCGCCGCCGCGCCGCTCGCCGGCACCTTCACGTTCGGCACGGAGGCGGGGACGGAGGAGTCGCTCGACGCGCTCCTCGCGAAGTCGCGCTACTCGGTCTTCCTCTTCTTCACCGCGGACTGTCCGGTGCAGAAGGCGCACGACGCGCGCATGCGCGCCACGGTCGCGAAGTACGCGCCGCAGGGCGTGGCGTTCTATGCCGTCGCGTCCGAGACGGGCATCGACATCGCGGCGGAGCGCGCGGAAGCGAAGCGTCGCGCGATCGACATGCCGCTGCTCGAGGACAAGAACGCCGTCTTCGCGGACGCGTTGAAGGTCGAGTACTCCACGCACGTGGTCCTCTTCGAGCCGAGCCGCGCGATCCGCTACTCGGGGGCGGAGGACTCCGAGCGCGTGCACCTCACGCCGAGCGGCACGCTCCACCTCGACCGCGCGCTCGACGCGGTCCTCGCGGGCAAGGAGCCTCCCGTCACCACGGCCGAGCCGCTCGGCTGTCCGCTGCGGAAGCACTGA
- a CDS encoding type II secretion system protein GspG, translating into MIGDLPPLQVRQREVRRGVGTKVGIAILIGFVGWMFAMGTVGARAESQAMKPRQAKYDCLALHPVAEKWVVDHAGECPTVARLRAEREISPGSKITDPWGHEYEIECGESDEVVVRSFGPDGRAGTHDDIVVGPLE; encoded by the coding sequence GTGATCGGAGACCTCCCGCCGCTGCAGGTCCGCCAGCGCGAGGTGCGGCGCGGCGTCGGGACGAAGGTCGGAATCGCGATCCTGATCGGGTTCGTCGGCTGGATGTTCGCGATGGGCACGGTGGGCGCCCGCGCAGAGTCGCAGGCGATGAAGCCACGCCAAGCGAAGTACGACTGCCTCGCGCTCCATCCCGTCGCGGAGAAGTGGGTCGTCGACCATGCGGGCGAGTGTCCGACCGTCGCTCGGCTCCGCGCGGAGAGGGAGATCTCGCCGGGGTCGAAGATCACCGACCCGTGGGGCCACGAGTACGAGATCGAGTGCGGCGAGTCGGACGAGGTCGTCGTCCGCAGCTTCGGACCCGACGGCCGCGCCGGTACTCACGACGACATCGTCGTCGGACCGCTGGAATGA
- a CDS encoding 7-carboxy-7-deazaguanine synthase QueE, protein MLLSRMKDGAPEVFATVQGEGTSAGVPSVFVRLAECNLRCSWCDTKYTWDWSKHDKATETIELTVDDVAARAIELAGDGVRNVVFTGGEPLLQQDELAALGARLKERGFRVEVETNGTVVPAPAMAAVVDQWNVSPKLASSGNAERARHRPTALAWFASVPHATFKIVQTGAADLAETEELVQALGVGRDRVVLMPEGTEPVALAARSRELAETCRAHGYRLGTRLHVFLWGQERGR, encoded by the coding sequence ATGCTGCTCAGCCGCATGAAGGACGGCGCGCCCGAGGTCTTCGCCACCGTGCAGGGCGAAGGCACGAGCGCGGGCGTGCCGAGCGTCTTCGTGCGTCTTGCAGAGTGCAACCTTCGCTGCTCCTGGTGTGACACGAAGTACACCTGGGACTGGTCGAAGCACGACAAGGCCACGGAGACGATCGAGCTCACCGTCGACGACGTCGCGGCGCGCGCGATCGAGCTCGCGGGGGACGGCGTGCGGAACGTCGTCTTCACCGGCGGCGAGCCGCTCCTCCAGCAGGACGAGCTCGCCGCGCTCGGCGCGCGCCTCAAGGAGCGCGGCTTCCGCGTCGAGGTCGAGACGAACGGCACCGTCGTACCGGCGCCGGCGATGGCGGCGGTCGTCGATCAGTGGAACGTCTCACCGAAGCTCGCGAGCTCCGGCAACGCCGAGCGCGCGCGCCACCGTCCGACCGCGCTCGCGTGGTTCGCGTCCGTCCCGCACGCGACCTTCAAGATCGTCCAGACCGGCGCGGCCGATCTCGCCGAGACCGAGGAGCTCGTGCAGGCGCTCGGCGTGGGGCGCGATCGCGTCGTCCTGATGCCGGAGGGCACCGAGCCCGTCGCCCTCGCCGCGCGCTCACGCGAGCTCGCCGAGACCTGCCGCGCGCACGGCTACCGACTCGGGACGCGCCTCCACGTCTTCCTCTGGGGTCAAGAGCGCGGGCGTTGA